The Candidatus Methylomirabilis limnetica DNA window CGTCCCACTTCAGGCGGGTCTGAAACCCCACCATGTTATACATCGTCCCTTCCCGGTTCTCCATCCGGAGCTGCATAACGGCGTAGGGCTGGCGTTGGGTCACGGGATCGATCAGGCCCACCGGTTTCATCGGTCCGAACCGTAACGTGTCCTCGCCACGAGCCGCCAGTACCTCGATGGGGAGACACCCTTCAAAGTATCGCGCCTCTTCGAACGGGCGGATCGGTGCCAGTTCCGCGTCCAGGATCGACTGCCAGAAGAGGCGATACTCCTCTCGGGTCATCGGGCAATTCAGGTAGTCGTCCCCCCCCTTGTCGTAGCGGGAGGCGGCAAACGCCACGGTACGATCGATAGAATCCCCAGCGATGATCGGCGAGATGGCGTCATAGAAGTAGAGCAGATCCCGCGTATTGGCAGACGGGTCTGCTGATGCCAGAAAGTCCACGAACCGATCACGCAGCACGCCGGCCAGCCGGTCGGAGGTCAGTGGACCAGTGGCGATAATCACCGGCTTCTCCTCCGGTATCGCCTTGATCTCCTCCCGAACGATGGTAATGCCTGGATGTTGCGCAAGCCGTGCGGTCACCTCGGCAGCAAAGGCATCACGATCAACAGCCAGGGCCGATCCCGCCGGGATGGCGTGTGCCCTGGCGGCAGCCATGATGACCGACCCATACGAGGTGAGTTCCCGTTTCAGCAGGCCGTGGCAATCATCCGGCGAATCAGACTTCAGGGAGTTGCTGCACACCAACTCGGCCAGCCGGTCGGTCTTGTGGGCAGGGGTGGAACTCACCGGCCGCATCTCGTAGAGGCGCACACTGGCGCCCCGCTCCGCCGCCTGCCAGGCCGCTTCGCTTCCGGCTAGACCTCCACCAACTACGACAACATCGATCACGCGTTCGCCTTTACCGCCGCATCGGTCTCCCGTACGTAGGCACATCCTTCGGTCACACAACGGATCGAGACCCCGCCGCCCTTCAGCTTCTTCTCTGCCAGGAATGCGGCCCCGCACCGTGGGCAGGGTTCCTGGACCGGACGATCCCATAGGGCAAAGGCGCACTTGGGATACGCGGTGCACCCATAGAAGACTCGGCCCCGTTTGGTGCGTCGCTCCGAGAGAGGGCTCGTGCATTGCGGACAGTTGACCCCAATAGAGATGGGCCGTATGTTCTTGCAGGTCGGGTAGCTCCCGCACGAAAGGAAGCGGCCGAATCGCCCCTCCCGCAGCACCATCGGGTTACCGCACTTGTCACAGACCTCATTAGTCGGCTGCGGCGCAGGCCGCGCACTCGAAGCCTCCGTCTGCGAGAGCTTCCGGATTGTTTTACACTCAGGGTATCCGGAGCAACCCAGGAAGGCTCCAAATCTACCGCGCTTCATCACCATAGGCCGTCCGCAGTTGTCGCATGGTTCTGCCTTGGCCTCGCCGGAGGCGTTAACCTCATCCTCGATCCCGTTCTCCTCTTTGAGCTCTGGCGGCAATTCGCGGGTTCCCTTGCACTCAGGGTAATTGGTGCAGGCCAGGAAGCGGCCGAACCGGCCCCAGCGAATCACCATCTTATTGCCGCACCGCTCGCAGATCTCGTCGGTCTTTTCCTCCATCGCCTTGATATTCCGCATTCCGACTGCGGCTTCCTTCACCCATTGGGAAAAGGGCCCATAGAAGCGATGCATCTCCTCAATCCAGTTCTTCTGCCCCTCTTCGATCTCATCCAGGGTGGTCTCCATCCTGGCCGTGAACTCATAGTCCATCACATGAGGGAAGCTTTCCACCAACAGATCGACGACGATCCCGCCGAGCTCAGTGGGCCGGAATTTACCCTGCGCCTTCACCACATAGTCGCGGTTCTGGATGACACTCAGGATGGCCGCGTAGGTGCTGGGGCGTCCGATCCCCTGTTCCTCCAACTCCTTCACCAGGGTCGCCTCTGTGTAGCGGGGCAGCGGCTGCGTAAAGTGCTGGGCAGGGGTCACATCGAGCAACCGCAACTGTTCCCCAACCTCGAGAGGAGGTATCGCTAATTCGGCCTCTTCCTCGACGGCCGTCTCTTCAGCCGTTTCGTCCTTGGCCTCCGCCGGCTTGGTCTCTGACGCCTCATCCTTCCCCTCGATGTAGACCTGCATGAATCCGGCGAACCGCTGGTGCCGACCGCTTGCCCGAAGCGTGAACCGCCCACCCTGGATCGTAACAGTGGTTACGTCGTAGAGAGCCGGCGGCATCTGAGACGCAACGAAGCGGTTCCAGATCAGGCTGTAGAGGGCGAGTTGATCCTTCGTAAGAAACCTACGGAGCGATGCCGGATCCCGATAGACTGAGGTCGGGCGAACCGCTTCGTGGGCTTCCTGGGCGCCACGGCCGCTGCGGTAGACCGGGGGCCGCTCGGGCACAAACGCCTGACCGAACCGTTCGGAGATATAGCGGGCCGCCTCGGCCTGGGCTTCTCCAGAGACGCGGACCGAGTCAGTCCGCATGTAGGTGATAAGACCAACGGCGCCCTCCTCTCCGATCTCGATCCCTTCGTAGAGTTGTTGAGCGATCTGCATCGCCCGCTTAGCTGTGAAGCGAAGCTTTCGGACGGATTCCTGCTGCAGCTTACTGGTCGTAAACGGCGGGACCGGGTTGCGACGCTTCTCTTTCCTGGTCAGGTCCGCTACCTGATAGCTGACAGATGATAGCTGATCGCTAACAGCGTCGGTCTCCTCCTGATTAGACAGGTTCACCCGTTCGCCGTCGATCTTATGGAGCCTTGCCACGAACGGCGGGGGGGTACGGCCTGCCAGGGAGACATCGACCGACCAGTACTCGGCCTTGACGAACGCCCTGATCTCTCGATCTCGATCAACGATGAGACGAAGGGCTACCGACTGAACTCGGCCGGCAGAAATGCCGCGCTTCACCTTGTCCCAGAGGATCGGACTAATCTGGTAGCCAACCAGACGATCCAGAATCCTTCTGGTCTGTTGGGCATCCACCAGCCGCTGGTCTATTATGGACGGATGATTGAACGCCTCCTGCACCGCGTGCTTCGTAATCTCGTTGAAGGTCACGCGGTGGACAGGTTTCTTGGTAGCGCCAAGCTCCTGCTTGAGATGCCAGCAGATAGCCTCTCCCTCCCGATCCGGATCGGCCGCAAGATAGATGGCGTCAGCCGTCTTGGCCGCCTTCTTCAGGGCCGATACGACCTTCTCTCTGCCCACAATGATCTCGTACTGCGGGGCGAAGTCGTGCTCTACGTCAACGCTCAGCGACTTAGCGGGCAGATCGCGGACATGGCCCATCGAGGCCGTCACGACGAACGCCTCCCCGAGATATTTACCGATCGTTTTGGCCTTTGCAGGCGACTCGACAATCACTAATGACTTAGGCACGCTCTGTTGTTCCTCCTTAAAGACTAGGGTAGAGGGTATAGGGTTTAGGGTAAAGGATTACGTAGGCGCCCCCTATACCCTCTACCCTGTACCCTAGATCCTATACCCTAGACCCTGCCCCGTGCGGGGGCCTGAGCCGCTTCGCAAAACTTTTCCCTGGTAGCTCCTCAATCATGCCCTTCAGCATCAGTGACAGCAGCAGTGAGGCCATCTGTCCGGCCGGAAGCTGAGTCCGGCCGATCAGGTCATCGATCTGCATGGGCCCGGCCTCCATGGCATCAATGATCAGGATCTCTTCCTGCGCAAGGGAACGGCTGACAGGGGTCGGATCTCGCACGACCTGCGATCCAGGAGTCATCTGTAGCTCAATCTCCTCCAAGATATCCTCCCAGCCTTCCGTCAGTTTCGCACCCGCCTTGATAAGCTGGTGGCACCCGCGACTGGATCGGGATGTAACCTGCCCGGGAACAGCGAAGACTTCACGCCCCTGCTCTAGCGCGTAGTTAGCCGTTATCATAGCCCCGCTCTTCAGTCCGGCTTCAATCACCACTATACCGCGCGCCAGACCGCTGATGATCCGGTTACGCTGCGGGAAGTGTCCAGGCTTGGGCGGCGTGAAGATGGGAAACTCGCTGATCAGGGCGCCCTGTTCGGCAATCTGGTCGGCGAGTTCTGCGTGCTCGGGGGGATAGGTCACCCCAAGTCCGCATCCCAACACCGCAATGGTCCGGCCGGCAGCGCGCAGCGCGCTACGATGCGCTGCCGCATCTATTCCACGGGCCATTCCGCTCACGATCGTCACCCCGCGCTCTGCGAGCTCCCCGCTGATTTGCTCGGCCATTGCGCTACCGTACTGGCTGGCCTGTCGGGAACCGACAATCGCGACAGCCACCCGATCTTCCGGTTCAATTGTGCCCCGCACATAGAGAATCGGCGGAGGGGAATGGATGGCTGCCAGCAGCTCAGGGTACCCCTCGTCACCGAACCGTATGAGGCCGAGACCTCGTGTCTCGATCACTCGCAGCTCCCGGTCAAGGGCATCCTGCCAGGGAAAGGAGACGATTGCTCGCGCGACCTGCTGGCTGATACCTGGAACCTGCTCGAGCGCCCCGGCCTTTGCCCTGAGCACGGCCTCGGCTGACCCAAGCCCCTGCACCAAGCGGTAAAACGTCGCCGCACCAACCTCGGGGATCAGACCGAGCGCCAACCAGGCATCTCGCTCTGTAGGACGTCCGTCGGTATTAGCCACCATCAAATACCCCCTCAGCGTATCAGCACAGGGTGTAGGGTGAAGGGTGTAAGGATCACGATGGAGAGTTGAGGATCCAGGGTTGAGGAGGTAGTGATATTTCGGGGTTGCCTTGTCCTAATACCCTACACCCTATACCCTAACCCTGGGGTGAGTGGAACTGCAGGCCAACGGCGGAGAGGTAGCCTCAGCCCCCTTCGCCTCTTGGCGTATCGGTAGAACCCCCATCGGAAACCCCAAGGCTGGGCGCCCGCCCGCCGAGGGCGGCAAAACCATACTCCAGCAGCGCTGCGGCCTCGGCCCACCGACGGGAATCGTTGAGGAGAACAGTGATCAGTCGATGGTCGCCCCGCGTAGCCGACGCTACGAGACAGCGACCAGCCTGTTCGGTATAGCCGGTCTTGACGCCATCCGCACCGGCAAACTGTCCGAGAAGCTGATTATGGGTTCGAATCACCATCCGCTTTACCACCTTTCCGTTCCGCCCCGTCAGGATAGCGAGATGAGCCTCCCGGGTCTGCACCATACGGGCGAATGTCGGATTACGCAACGCCTGGCGGGCGAGGATCGCCAAGTCATAGGCGGTCGAGTAGTGATCCGGGTTGTCAAGTCCGTGGGGATTCGTAAAATGTGTTCCCTCCATCCCGAGAGAGCCCGCCTTCGCATTCATCCGGGAGACAAACCCCTCTTCGCTCCCGCCGATATGTTCGGCCGCCGCCAACGCGGCATCGTTCGCAGATTTGATCAGAATCGCCCACAATAGGTCTCTGAGCGTGATCTGCTGGCCGCGTCTGAGCCCAAGTCCAGTCCCCGTGACGGCAGCCGCCCGCTCAGTGATGACCACCTTCTCGTCCAGTCGCCCCTCCTCCAGGATGAGGAGCGCCGTCATGATCTTTGTGGTGCTGGCCGGGGAACGCCGCTCCATGTGATGCCTGGCAAACAGGATCGCGCCTGTGTCGGCATCCATCAACAGCGCTGACGCTGCACTTAACTGCTCAGGATCGGCCAGAAACCAGCCGAGGTCAGAGGTAGCGCCCCACCGATCTGTCTGCCGTGTCGGTACAGACAGATTCGCGGTGAGACTTATCCGTGTGCGACGCACAGGCAGGCTCGAAGCCGATGGTAGGGCAAGATCTTCTCGACCCCTCGCAGGGCGCGAAGACCTCGCCCAAGCCGGCATACTGGCGGCAAAGAGGATACTCAACGCGATGAGAGCGACCCACTTCTTCCCTCTTTCCATGAGTTCCCCTTTATCTACGACGTGCCGAACAGATCGGTTTCAACCAGTTGACAGAGGGCGTGCCCAAGCGTCGCGTGGACTTCCTGTATCCTGGGTGTTGATCGAGAGGGGACCACGAATGCATAATCTGCCAGCCCGGCGAGCTTTCCCCCATCCCCGCCGGCGAACGCAACTGTACAGAGCTGCATCTTGCCTGCCGTTTCTATCCCGCACACGACACTGGAGGACTGGCCGCTGGTACTGATCCCAATGGCAACATCGCCGGCAGAGCCCAAGGCTTCAACCTGGCGCGCAAAGACCTGAGCGTAGTCCCGATCATTACTGATGCTGGTCAGAACGGTGCCATCGGTCGTCAGAGCGATGGCAGGTAGCGCCGGCCGATCGAGCAGGAAACGGTTCACGAGCTCACCTGCAATATGCTGGGCGTCGGCCGCACTTCCGCCGTTTCCGAAGATCAAGATCTTCCTTCCGGCCCGCAGGGCCTTCGCAATGGCTACCGCCACACGGACCACCAGGTCCAGGTGGCCTTCCAGGAAGGCTAGCTTGAGCTCAGCGCTCTCACGGAATATCGCCTCGGCAATGCCCCGATGCGAATGAGAGGTTCCGGGTTCAAGGTTCAAGGTTCAAGGTTCCGGGTTCAAGACTAAAAAGCCGTTCCATGTCCCAGGTGGCATCTCACACCTCACAGGTCCACAGCGTGGAACGCGAAACCTGGCGTTTGGAACTGACAACTGTGTCGCACCAATCCCAGCCTTATTTGAGGTACTACCTTATGGCGAGTTGAGTTGTCAAGGGAAAAGACGAAGCGTACCCACATCGGGGGTCTGCGGCTTCCGTTTATCCCTTGACCTTGGCCTTGACGGGAGCTTTCAGCTTGGATCGCTCCCACGTACGCCACTCATAGACAATGGGGGAGGCTACAAACCAGGAAGAGTAGGTGCCAACGCAGACACCGGCGATCAGTGCAAGTGAAAAATCGTGGAGCACCTCCCCACCTAGCATGAAGAGGGCTAGCAAGACCAGGAGGACTGTGAGCGACGTCACAATAGTTCGGCTCAAGACCTCATTGATACTCATGTTGATGACGTCTCCCAGCGATTCTTTCCGTCGGCCTTGAAGATTCTCACGGATCCGGTCGAAGACCACTACGGTATCTGTCAGCGAATATCCGGCGAGGGTGAGCAACGCAGTGATGATGAGGAGGGTGATCTCCCCGTTCAACACATAAAAAAACCCTAGAACAGCCAGGACATCATGCAGGGTGGCGATGGCCGCCGCTATCCCGAACTTGAACTCGAAGCGCCAGGCAATATAGGCGATGATGCCGATCATGGAAAAGGCAATAGCCCACAGAGCAGCTTTTTGGAGGTCCTTTCCTATGGCTGGCCCGACCTCATTCGTCCCCTCCACCACGAACGGATTATCAGGTAACCCTTTCGAGAAGATGTCCTGCACCCGCTGGGCCATTCCGGCCTGACTACCCTCTGCCCGCTTCAAGCGAACCATGATGCGGTCCCCACCGGCGAACTGCTGGGGCTCACTATCCTTCAGGCCACTCTCTGCCAGCAGCGTTCTGACCCGACCAAGATCTACCGGCTTGCTGAACTTGAGCTGAACAGAGGTGCCGCCGGCGAAGTCAATTCCGAGATTAGCCGCGCCGCGCCCGATCTGAATGATCGAGACAATTCCGAGAAGGCACAGAACTGCCGAAACCGTGAACGCAGTCCTCCGCCAGGCAACGAAATCGACCTTTGTCTTACCGAGAATCTCCATCATGGCTAGTTCATAGTTCACAGTTCATAGTTCAGGGAGTTTCTAACCACGAACCCTTGAACTATGAACTGTGAACTTCCTTAGATGCTAAGGGTTTTCAGGTTCCACCGCTGGGTCATCCAGTCGTAGACTACCCTGGTCCCCGTCAATGCCGTCACCAGGTTGAAAATTACCCCGAGGCTCAGGGTGACCGCGAAGCCTTTCACCGGCCCCGTCCCGAACAAAAACAACGCAAACGCGGTAATCAACGTCGTCACATGGGAGTCGATAATGGTGAGGAAGGCTTTGTCGTAGCCCCCGTCAATGGCCGACCGGACCCCCTTCCCCAATCGGAGTTCTTCACGGATCCGCTCCAGGATCAGCACGTTCGAGTCCACCGCCATCCCGATTCCAAGGATGATGCCCGCAATGCCGGGGAGCGTCAGCGTGGCCCTGAGGCTGGCCAAGGCCCCCACCAGCCAGATGAGATTTAAGAGCAGCGCAAAGTTGGCGATGACCCCGGACAACCTGTAGTAGACCGCCATGAAGACAATGACGAGGGCGCCGCCTAAAATCGCGGCCCGCATACCCTTTTCGATGGAGTCCTGGCCCAACGATGGACCAACCGTCAGATTCGAAATGATGTTGACGGGCGCGGGAAGCGCGCCGGCACGCAGCACGATCGCCAGATCTCTGGCCTCCTCCATGGTGAAGCTACCGGAGATCTGGGCCTTGCCGCCGGGGATCTTCTCCCTGATGACCGGCGCCGAATAGATGGTGTCATCCAGAACGATGGCCATGCGTCGGCCGACGTTGGCCGCCGTGGCCTCGCCAAAGAGGCGGGTACCCTCCCGATCAAATGCGATCGAGACCACCGGCTGATTGGTCTGGCCCTCGATCTGTACCTGAGCCGAGGTGAGCAGATCACCCGTCAGGACGGCTCGCTTCTGCACGACAAGGGGGGTTTTACTCACATTTTCCCCCTCCTCCGTACGGCGTATATAGAGAAGCTCGCCGCCCTCCGGGACCTTTCCCGCCACAGCCTCAGCAATATTGGCATCCTCCGCCACCATCTTAAACTCCAGAAGGGCGGTCTTGCCGATCAGATTGATCGCCCGCTGCGGCTCCTTGATGCCTGGAAGCTGGACTATGATCCGTCGGTCCCCTTCCTGTATGATGTGAGGCTCGGCCACGCCAAACTGATCGACGCGATTCCGGATGGTTTCCAGGCTCTGTTGAATAGTGGATTCCTGGATCCGCTTTATTTCACTCGATGTAAGGCTCAGGCTGAGTTCAGCCGGATCAGCCCCGCCGGACTGTTGCAGGTTACTATAGCTCTTCAGGATACGGCGCAAGCCATCCATACCTTCCTTCGCCTGAAGCCTGATTCTGATACGGTCGATCCCCTCGCGGGTCATCTGCTCGACTGCGATCTTTTCCTTCTCGATTTCCCGGCGCAATTCGGTAATCAGCCGGTCAACGGTGTTTTCTACTGCCTTCTCGGTGACAACCTCAAGGACCAGGTGCATCCCCCCCTGTAGATCGAGCCCAAGATTGAGCCGTTCAGCCCGCGGAAGCAACGGAGGCAATAGCGAAGGGAGTGACGACCGGCCTGATAGCGTGGGAAAGAGATAGTAGCCGGCTATCACCGTCACCAGCAGAAGGGAGAAGATCTTCCATCTTACGGTTTTTTTCATGATGCTTTACCCGTCTCTTCAAGGGGACGCGGTGCCTCGGGAAACTCAGACGGCAAAATATACGGAAAAGCTCGTAAAAAAGCAATGGGAAAGTTCAAAGAGGTCGGCTCAATCGCGCAGGACGCGAATTTGCGGTTCATCCAATTCCAGGACCCCGTCGATCCTTGCGCCATGAGAGGCGAGCGAGCGCAGGTAGTCGATCGCCGAAGATCCCACCTCTTCGCCGGGCACAAGGACAGGCACGCCGGGGGGGTAGATGGTCACAATATCAGCGCTGGTTCGCCCCTTCGCCTTCGTCAGCGGCAGATATTCCGAGGGGGCAAAGAAGGCGTCCCGTGGAGACAGATGGAACTGTTGACCCAGTGGCGGAAGCAGGGAGGGGACGGCTCGCCGATCCCGGGGGCGGGTGCCGCGCCCCGCCAAGCTGTCCAGCGCCGCTACCAGTTGATCCAAGTCATCCCTTCTGTCCCCGATACTGACGATCACCAGGATATTACACAGATCGGCCATCTCCACCTGGATGCCGAACTCGGTATTCAGGATGGCAGAGGCCTCGAACCCGCTGAGGCCGAGCCCCTTGACGCAGATGGTAAGTTTCGTCACATCCAGGAAGAAATCACTGCCGCGCAGATCAGCCTCGCTAAAACAGGACAGGCCAGAGATCCGATTGATGCGACATCTCGCGTCTTGCGCCAGATCGATCGCTTTGCCTAAGAGCTTCTCTCCTTCGGTCGCCATCTGCATTCTGGCCAGATCCAACGAGGCCATCAGAATGTAGGAGGGGCTGGTGCTCTGAAGGAGAAGTAACAGCTTCACAACCCTGGGGTAATCGATATCTCGACCTTTCAGGTGCAGCATGGAGGACTGGGTCATCCCCCCCAGGATCTTATGGGTGGACTGAACGCAGAGATCGGCTCCAGCGTCGAGCGCCGACGTGGGCAGCCCCTGGTGAAAATGGAGGTGGGGACCGTGGGCCTCATCCACCAGGACCAGGATTCCCCGGCGCTTGGCGAGGGAGACGATGGCGCGCAAGTCTGCTGCCACCCCGTAGTAATTGGGGCTGGTGAGGGAGAGGACCTTCGCTTTTGGATACTGCGCCATAGCGCGTTCCACCCCTTCAACCGTCACGTTTAACAGCATGCCCAAATCCTGATCGAAGGCCGGCAGGAAGAACCGCGGTGTCGCGCCGCTGAGGATAATCCCGGTCAAGATCGATTTATGGGCATTCCTTGCGATGAGAATCTCGTCCCCAGGACTGGCGGTAGACAGAATCATCGCATGGTTACCACCGGTGGTCCCGTTGATCAGGAAGAAGGAGTGATCAGCTCCATACGCCTCGGCGGCCAACTCCTGGGCCTCCTTAATGACCCCCACCGGCCGTTGCAGGCAATCGACTTCATCAAGCGTTGTCAGGTCAATGGTAAAGATCTTAGGGCCGACGAACTTTCGAAAGCGCGTAGAGATACCCTTGCCGCTCTTGTGCCCCGGGGTATGGAACGAGATCTTTCGACTCTCCGCGAGGTTGACCATCGCGTCGAAGAGGGGCGTCTTGTACTGTCGCTCAGGAACCATCAAGAGTAAGGCAG harbors:
- a CDS encoding aminotransferase class I/II-fold pyridoxal phosphate-dependent enzyme, which translates into the protein MVPERQYKTPLFDAMVNLAESRKISFHTPGHKSGKGISTRFRKFVGPKIFTIDLTTLDEVDCLQRPVGVIKEAQELAAEAYGADHSFFLINGTTGGNHAMILSTASPGDEILIARNAHKSILTGIILSGATPRFFLPAFDQDLGMLLNVTVEGVERAMAQYPKAKVLSLTSPNYYGVAADLRAIVSLAKRRGILVLVDEAHGPHLHFHQGLPTSALDAGADLCVQSTHKILGGMTQSSMLHLKGRDIDYPRVVKLLLLLQSTSPSYILMASLDLARMQMATEGEKLLGKAIDLAQDARCRINRISGLSCFSEADLRGSDFFLDVTKLTICVKGLGLSGFEASAILNTEFGIQVEMADLCNILVIVSIGDRRDDLDQLVAALDSLAGRGTRPRDRRAVPSLLPPLGQQFHLSPRDAFFAPSEYLPLTKAKGRTSADIVTIYPPGVPVLVPGEEVGSSAIDYLRSLASHGARIDGVLELDEPQIRVLRD
- a CDS encoding D-sedoheptulose-7-phosphate isomerase, coding for MNLEPGTSHSHRGIAEAIFRESAELKLAFLEGHLDLVVRVAVAIAKALRAGRKILIFGNGGSAADAQHIAGELVNRFLLDRPALPAIALTTDGTVLTSISNDRDYAQVFARQVEALGSAGDVAIGISTSGQSSSVVCGIETAGKMQLCTVAFAGGDGGKLAGLADYAFVVPSRSTPRIQEVHATLGHALCQLVETDLFGTS
- the trmFO gene encoding methylenetetrahydrofolate--tRNA-(uracil(54)-C(5))-methyltransferase (FADH(2)-oxidizing) TrmFO — protein: MIDVVVVGGGLAGSEAAWQAAERGASVRLYEMRPVSSTPAHKTDRLAELVCSNSLKSDSPDDCHGLLKRELTSYGSVIMAAARAHAIPAGSALAVDRDAFAAEVTARLAQHPGITIVREEIKAIPEEKPVIIATGPLTSDRLAGVLRDRFVDFLASADPSANTRDLLYFYDAISPIIAGDSIDRTVAFAASRYDKGGDDYLNCPMTREEYRLFWQSILDAELAPIRPFEEARYFEGCLPIEVLAARGEDTLRFGPMKPVGLIDPVTQRQPYAVMQLRMENREGTMYNMVGFQTRLKWDEQRRILRTIPGLSSAEFLRYGSIHRNTFIAAPALLQETMQYKGDPGIFLAGQLTGVEGYLESAGSGLLAGINAARLLRGEAPVALPPTTALGSLIHHICHADPHAFQPMNVNFGLLPPLDTPVRAKRERRQAMVARALRDLPSLT
- the topA gene encoding type I DNA topoisomerase — its product is MPKSLVIVESPAKAKTIGKYLGEAFVVTASMGHVRDLPAKSLSVDVEHDFAPQYEIIVGREKVVSALKKAAKTADAIYLAADPDREGEAICWHLKQELGATKKPVHRVTFNEITKHAVQEAFNHPSIIDQRLVDAQQTRRILDRLVGYQISPILWDKVKRGISAGRVQSVALRLIVDRDREIRAFVKAEYWSVDVSLAGRTPPPFVARLHKIDGERVNLSNQEETDAVSDQLSSVSYQVADLTRKEKRRNPVPPFTTSKLQQESVRKLRFTAKRAMQIAQQLYEGIEIGEEGAVGLITYMRTDSVRVSGEAQAEAARYISERFGQAFVPERPPVYRSGRGAQEAHEAVRPTSVYRDPASLRRFLTKDQLALYSLIWNRFVASQMPPALYDVTTVTIQGGRFTLRASGRHQRFAGFMQVYIEGKDEASETKPAEAKDETAEETAVEEEAELAIPPLEVGEQLRLLDVTPAQHFTQPLPRYTEATLVKELEEQGIGRPSTYAAILSVIQNRDYVVKAQGKFRPTELGGIVVDLLVESFPHVMDYEFTARMETTLDEIEEGQKNWIEEMHRFYGPFSQWVKEAAVGMRNIKAMEEKTDEICERCGNKMVIRWGRFGRFLACTNYPECKGTRELPPELKEENGIEDEVNASGEAKAEPCDNCGRPMVMKRGRFGAFLGCSGYPECKTIRKLSQTEASSARPAPQPTNEVCDKCGNPMVLREGRFGRFLSCGSYPTCKNIRPISIGVNCPQCTSPLSERRTKRGRVFYGCTAYPKCAFALWDRPVQEPCPRCGAAFLAEKKLKGGGVSIRCVTEGCAYVRETDAAVKANA
- the secD gene encoding protein translocase subunit SecD; its protein translation is MKKTVRWKIFSLLLVTVIAGYYLFPTLSGRSSLPSLLPPLLPRAERLNLGLDLQGGMHLVLEVVTEKAVENTVDRLITELRREIEKEKIAVEQMTREGIDRIRIRLQAKEGMDGLRRILKSYSNLQQSGGADPAELSLSLTSSEIKRIQESTIQQSLETIRNRVDQFGVAEPHIIQEGDRRIIVQLPGIKEPQRAINLIGKTALLEFKMVAEDANIAEAVAGKVPEGGELLYIRRTEEGENVSKTPLVVQKRAVLTGDLLTSAQVQIEGQTNQPVVSIAFDREGTRLFGEATAANVGRRMAIVLDDTIYSAPVIREKIPGGKAQISGSFTMEEARDLAIVLRAGALPAPVNIISNLTVGPSLGQDSIEKGMRAAILGGALVIVFMAVYYRLSGVIANFALLLNLIWLVGALASLRATLTLPGIAGIILGIGMAVDSNVLILERIREELRLGKGVRSAIDGGYDKAFLTIIDSHVTTLITAFALFLFGTGPVKGFAVTLSLGVIFNLVTALTGTRVVYDWMTQRWNLKTLSI
- the secF gene encoding protein translocase subunit SecF, coding for MMEILGKTKVDFVAWRRTAFTVSAVLCLLGIVSIIQIGRGAANLGIDFAGGTSVQLKFSKPVDLGRVRTLLAESGLKDSEPQQFAGGDRIMVRLKRAEGSQAGMAQRVQDIFSKGLPDNPFVVEGTNEVGPAIGKDLQKAALWAIAFSMIGIIAYIAWRFEFKFGIAAAIATLHDVLAVLGFFYVLNGEITLLIITALLTLAGYSLTDTVVVFDRIRENLQGRRKESLGDVINMSINEVLSRTIVTSLTVLLVLLALFMLGGEVLHDFSLALIAGVCVGTYSSWFVASPIVYEWRTWERSKLKAPVKAKVKG
- a CDS encoding D-alanyl-D-alanine carboxypeptidase family protein, giving the protein MERGKKWVALIALSILFAASMPAWARSSRPARGREDLALPSASSLPVRRTRISLTANLSVPTRQTDRWGATSDLGWFLADPEQLSAASALLMDADTGAILFARHHMERRSPASTTKIMTALLILEEGRLDEKVVITERAAAVTGTGLGLRRGQQITLRDLLWAILIKSANDAALAAAEHIGGSEEGFVSRMNAKAGSLGMEGTHFTNPHGLDNPDHYSTAYDLAILARQALRNPTFARMVQTREAHLAILTGRNGKVVKRMVIRTHNQLLGQFAGADGVKTGYTEQAGRCLVASATRGDHRLITVLLNDSRRWAEAAALLEYGFAALGGRAPSLGVSDGGSTDTPRGEGG
- the dprA gene encoding DNA-processing protein DprA, whose product is MVANTDGRPTERDAWLALGLIPEVGAATFYRLVQGLGSAEAVLRAKAGALEQVPGISQQVARAIVSFPWQDALDRELRVIETRGLGLIRFGDEGYPELLAAIHSPPPILYVRGTIEPEDRVAVAIVGSRQASQYGSAMAEQISGELAERGVTIVSGMARGIDAAAHRSALRAAGRTIAVLGCGLGVTYPPEHAELADQIAEQGALISEFPIFTPPKPGHFPQRNRIISGLARGIVVIEAGLKSGAMITANYALEQGREVFAVPGQVTSRSSRGCHQLIKAGAKLTEGWEDILEEIELQMTPGSQVVRDPTPVSRSLAQEEILIIDAMEAGPMQIDDLIGRTQLPAGQMASLLLSLMLKGMIEELPGKSFAKRLRPPHGAGSRV